TCAACGGCATATCCACCGGTTGCATTTAAACATGAAGGAAAAATTGTTGGTATTGAAGCTGATCTAGCCTCTCATCTAGGTGAAATCACCGGCATGACGATTAAACTGATAGACATTCCCTGGAATGATCTGGAAGCTGCGTTAAATGATGGCAAAATTGATGTGGTCATGTCCGGAGTTTCGGTCACAGATGAACGTAAAAAACGCGTTGATTATGCCGACGCCTATATGACCGTAGGGCAGATGGTACTGATTAAGGCAGATAAAATTATGTCCTTATCATCTAAGATGGCGATGTATTCCGCTGGCAAGCGCTTTGGCGTTGAAGAAAATACGACCGGACAGACATTTGTCAATAGTGAATTTCCAGGTTCAGATATTCAGGTTTTTGCCCAAATTGAAGAGGGCATCAAGGCGCTTAAAGCTGAACAGATTGACTATTTTGTTCATGATGCCCCGACGATTTGGCAATATACCGTCATGCCTCAGACTCAGGATAGAGAGTTATTTGGCTTGTATGAATATCTGACCAAAGAGCCATTGGCCTGGGTGGTAAAAAAAGGCAATACTGAATTGCTGGCTAAACTCAATAAAGCGCTGGCAACTATGAAAGAGCGAGGACTAGTGACTAGAGCTATCAACCGCTGGATTCCATTGAAAATAGAAGTGGGTGAGTAGGAATTTAGGTATTATCCTTGCGTGATTGCCTTTTATGTCGGCGTTCATTGATGTGCCGGACGATGTGTAAGCGCCATAATAAGCGTATGCTTGAATAGGCAATTAGCGCACTCAAAGTACCGGCAATCAAACAGCCGAGTAAAAATGGTTGCCAGATGAGGTCTAATTGTTCGCTGAACCATTTTGCACTTAAGTGATATTCGCTGCTAATGGCTTCCTGACCCATAACAAAGGCACCAATTTTATAAGCACCATAAAATATTGGCGGCATAGTGATAGGATTTGTAAGCCACACGAGTGAAACAGAAATAGGTAAATTCACCCGTACTAGAATGGCAATACCTGCGGCAATGATCATTTGCATGGGCAGAGGAATAAAAGCACAAAACAGCCCGACAGCAAAAGCCCCTGACACCGAGCGACGATTAAAATGCCATAAATTACCATCGTGTAACAATTGACCGAAGATTTTTAAATGCTTATGGTCTTTGATCGTATTATGATCGGGCATGTATTTTTTTATAATTCTTTTGGGCATAGATAGCATCTTGCTTTTATATTGGATAAATTTTATCTAACTTTCGAATGGCTTTTATATCGCCTTTTTGTTACTTAGCCTGATAGTAATTTAGGATCAAATCAATTATGCGCACAAGGATTGTCGCGTTTCTTCTTGGGAATATCAGTTTTCTCTATTGGCCGAACGATGCATCTCTGGCAGATTATTTTCCGGAACGTGGAAGCTTGCTGGAAGTTATTTTTATATTGCTGGCTTCTGCTTTAATTCTGCTTGTTTTATTATACAAATCAAAGCGGATGAATGTTAGTTCATTATCCACTATTTTTAAGATATTTTTAAAAAATAAAATATGGCCGGTTATTATCTGGCTTTTTCAATTCTCAGTGTTTGCCTTAGCCGGTGCTTTATTTACTTCATTTTACATCCAACAGGCTGAATTGGTACTTGATTTAGAGCAATGGGAAGGTAAAACAATGACAGTAAAGGGCTATATTGATTCAATTCCGCATAAAACCTCTCGCAAACAAAGTTTTGAATTCATGCTTACGGCTAAAGAAGGCAAAGATAAGCGCTGGGATGATAGTTTCAGAGGTAGGGTTAAACTCAGTTGGTACCGACATTATGAGCGCTTAGAGAGTGGTCAGCAATGGCAACTGAAAGTCCGTTTAAAAAAGCCAAATGGCTTTTTAAACGGGGGCTTTGACTATGAAAAATATCTTTATCAGCATAGAATTGTGGCCACGGGCTATGTTAGAGAAGGTAAGCCATTAGCGCCTTCTGAGCAGTTACATGCAGGAATAGTCAAGCGATTGGTGTCTAATATCAGACAAGCTGTTGCCGTGAAATTGGATCAAATATTATTTGATTACCCCTATAAAGGCCTGATTAAGGCTTTGACCCTTGGGCTAAAAAAAGACATTAAACCCGAGCAGTGGCAAGTGTTTTTGCGTACTGGAACCAGCCATTTAATTGCTATTTCGGGCTTACACATTGGCCTGATGTCATCGCTGGTGTGGTTTTTGGTTTTTACTCTATGGCGTTCTTGTCAGACATTAAACCAGAAAATACCGGCCTCGATAGTGGCTTCAAGCTTGGCTTTACTGGCAGCGCTACTTTATGCGGCATTGGCTGGTTTTGCGATTCCCACCCAGCGGGCATTGATCATGTTGTCTGTGGTGTTTATGGCCATGATGTTAAAACGTGAGTTTCCTCCCAGTTATATTTTGTTATTGGCGGCTTTGGCGGTGGTTATTTTTGATCCCCTCAGTCCATTATCACCCGGTTTTTGGCTATCTTTTGGTGCGGTGGCTGTTATTTTATTGATTGTCTCTTCTCGATTGTCCATTAAAACAAAAAAAATCGATAAATTAAGGCAATTTGGCTGGCTACAATTTGCCATCTTTATTGGTCTTTTCCCACCCTTACTCATGCTGTTTAATCAATTTTCATTAATATCGCCCTTGGCAAACCTCATTGCTGTCCCCGTCATGAGTTTGTTTATTGTGCCTGTGACACTAATCGCCACTGGGCTTATTTTTGTATTTGAGCCTTTGGCACTGGTTATTTTTTCGGCCTTAGAATGGAGCATGGATGGCCTGTTTGTTTTTCTGAGCTTCTTAAGTCAATGGTCAGAGAGTTTAGTGAATTTATCACAACAGTCGTTGCCTATATTAATGATGGTTTTA
This genomic window from sulfur-oxidizing endosymbiont of Gigantopelta aegis contains:
- a CDS encoding DUF2062 domain-containing protein yields the protein MPKRIIKKYMPDHNTIKDHKHLKIFGQLLHDGNLWHFNRRSVSGAFAVGLFCAFIPLPMQMIIAAGIAILVRVNLPISVSLVWLTNPITMPPIFYGAYKIGAFVMGQEAISSEYHLSAKWFSEQLDLIWQPFLLGCLIAGTLSALIAYSSIRLLWRLHIVRHINERRHKRQSRKDNT
- a CDS encoding ABC transporter substrate-binding protein, which produces MKSFIRFCLLITFTLILNVAHSETLKVGISTAYPPVAFKHEGKIVGIEADLASHLGEITGMTIKLIDIPWNDLEAALNDGKIDVVMSGVSVTDERKKRVDYADAYMTVGQMVLIKADKIMSLSSKMAMYSAGKRFGVEENTTGQTFVNSEFPGSDIQVFAQIEEGIKALKAEQIDYFVHDAPTIWQYTVMPQTQDRELFGLYEYLTKEPLAWVVKKGNTELLAKLNKALATMKERGLVTRAINRWIPLKIEVGE
- a CDS encoding DNA internalization-related competence protein ComEC/Rec2, with translation MRTRIVAFLLGNISFLYWPNDASLADYFPERGSLLEVIFILLASALILLVLLYKSKRMNVSSLSTIFKIFLKNKIWPVIIWLFQFSVFALAGALFTSFYIQQAELVLDLEQWEGKTMTVKGYIDSIPHKTSRKQSFEFMLTAKEGKDKRWDDSFRGRVKLSWYRHYERLESGQQWQLKVRLKKPNGFLNGGFDYEKYLYQHRIVATGYVREGKPLAPSEQLHAGIVKRLVSNIRQAVAVKLDQILFDYPYKGLIKALTLGLKKDIKPEQWQVFLRTGTSHLIAISGLHIGLMSSLVWFLVFTLWRSCQTLNQKIPASIVASSLALLAALLYAALAGFAIPTQRALIMLSVVFMAMMLKREFPPSYILLLAALAVVIFDPLSPLSPGFWLSFGAVAVILLIVSSRLSIKTKKIDKLRQFGWLQFAIFIGLFPPLLMLFNQFSLISPLANLIAVPVMSLFIVPVTLIATGLIFVFEPLALVIFSALEWSMDGLFVFLSFLSQWSESLVNLSQQSLPILMMVLLGSLWLLMPSGWHGRWLGLFLLLPALFIEAEKIPQGEVHLTMLDVGQGLAMIVRTRHHNLIYDTGDKFSARFNMADSVIIPYMKLQGIANIDTLIVSHSDRDHAGSFEELVKQVTIKRVLSGEQQWLSEKLASFTDKNENNPKKLMLGISQCKSGEQWQWDGVYFEILSPEKPLSDIKANNRSCVLYIRTATNQSFLLTGDIEKKLEKQLLKNYPSLKVNVLQVPHHGSKTSSSMAFLRQLEPDIALFSFGYRNRFRHPSQTVLNRYKQLQIKLYNTGNGAIEISRNITNNSFSVKEYRVENQRRWHREIKAL